DNA sequence from the Epinephelus moara isolate mb chromosome 3, YSFRI_EMoa_1.0, whole genome shotgun sequence genome:
GCGGAGACAGAGCGAGGACTCTCCAGAAAGCACATTATTGAAGGTAGAGTAAAAAAAACTTGCAGTAAAGTACCTGAAATTGAGTTATAAAGAATCATAACCAAGTACAAGAAGGTTCAGGGTTAGTGCCAGCTCCCAAAGCTTGAAAATCAGGAAATGGGTAAATTCAGAGTTCCAGATTAATGCTAATTTTCTTTGTATCGGCTGAACATACGTTTAGAGATTAATTAAAGTTCAAACGTCTGTTTAATTTGATTGTTTGGTGCTTTCACTGTATATAATGTTTCCCAGAGTGTATTAGTGCTGCCCTTAAATAGACCCTGAGCTGCAATGAATCACTTGCTGACCTTTTAATCTCTGAGTGTGTGCATTGTTTATCTCGCTAAGCTAAAGCCACTCCATGTCACGTGTCACAGTGAATACATCAACACGCCTTCAAATCCAATAAATTACCGTGTTTCATAACAGCTGTGGAAAATAAGAATATTGCTGATGGTTGCAAAGATGTGTTGTGGACTATTTGTTAGTAGGTGAAGCGCAATGCTGAAGTGCAATCAGATGAGGCGGGATGTTTACAGGGGGTCAGACGAGGGAACGTAGAGATTAAGTGCTCCAGCGCAAATAACATCCCAGGATCATCAGGATTGTTGTTCCAGCCACTTAATCAGCTCCTCCCTCCTCAGAATAATCCTAAAGAAAGCTACGTCTTATATATGGACGTCctctttgtatgttttgtatgcAGTGTGTGGCCTTGGGGTGAGCATTTACCAGGGAGTTGAATGGGCTGTTTGACCGTCATTGTCACGAGAGGCTTTtgatttgaagtcattttgtaaTGAGTGAACAAGGACAGTGCTTATATTTGGACTTCATATTTCACTTCATTCGTGACTTTAACCTCTACATGGAATTCCTAGCATACCCAAGGTTGGAAAGTTGGCACGCCGGAGACACTGACGCAAAACATTTGAGGAGAAAATCTGGCATCAAATTTCCAAAGCAAACCAAATGAAAGAGTTGAACAGTGTAATTAATCAGCTACTGCTTAGGAATCTGTACAGTCGACATGTTGCGTAGATGCTCTTTCCCGCTTTGCATTCTTACCATGCTGACTTGGTTTCAGGAATGTGGCTTTGTAGATGGCAATTCCAGTCTGCTGGTCCACTGCTTTGGTCAAGGTTCAGCAGGGCTGTCCCGACGTTCCCAGGGTCGTATGTTCCCATGGTCCTACAGTCTTGTGCTGAGATTTGAGAATGTGTGTCTCTTGATATAAACCAACATAGTAAGAGACTGGTTGGGGCTATCTTCACAgttcaaaatgcaaaaaaacaaagggaaatggaagttttgatttgatttgatcatTATATCAGTGTTTTAAGTCAACTgtctttcctgcaaatttgagGGCATAGCTTCCAAAGAATATAACATTAGCAGGCTATAAGCTGCTGGTAGGTGATTTCAACATACTGACCCAGGAAAGCATACACTGACAATTTGACCTGggctaaaaaaaatgaaaaccttTGAAAGATCTCCTtaatgagtcattttaagaGGACACTGAGCTGGGGAACATAGATATGCTCACATCTCAGCAACTATTGGATTGATTTCCATGAAGTTTTGTACAGAGTTTTGATTCCTAGATGAcaaatcctaatgactttggtggtcaaatgacttttcctttagtgaattgccattaaatttggtataaacattcatgttccccgTAGGATGACCTGAATtcactttggtgatccctttaCTTTTCATCCTGTGCTGTCATCAGGTCAACATGTTTTTGCCAACTACTACTTTGGGCTAATCATATTCAGTTGCAGCCCCTGAAATTTCCTACATGGGTGGCCAAATGGGGCCAGAGAAAATCTCAGGGTGGCAAGCATATAGTATATAGATTATGTCAATATGAGAGCTCATGAATTGCAcacactttggtttcttattttacagttaatattactaattatctgatgtgtaTAGACCGATGCCGGTACAGTGAACATTTTCCTGTTCTAATGTgtcatttatttacatgtgtcAGGTGACTCATTGATCTTGAAATAGACAAGATGCCCTTTTTCTGTAGAAAGACAAACATACAGTTTAAATCTGAAGCAGTATATGGATTGTatggaacaaaaaaaatcactgggaACAAACCTACTAGAgtttaaaaacatcaaacagAGGCCTCAAATTGTTTTCCATTATTGTCATAAAGGAGGGGCAGCAattgtatcagggtggccaTGCCCCCCTCCTGGCAACAATAACTATGTTATTTTATGTAAACACTGTATATACTAGACATAAACATCTTCAtagtgagcatgttagcatgctaatgttagcatttagctctcACATTGTGCGCAGCCTCCTGGTGTTGTTGCTGTTGACTCTTGGTCTTTTATCACAGCGATGACGAGGTCTAATCACTGACCTTTCTTTATGACAGGTTTAAGAGGATCCTTATCAAGACTCCAGCTAGATTATGTGGACATCGTTTTTGCCAACAGAAACGATGTTAACAGCCCGATGGAAGGTCAGATATGTTGTGAAATGATTATTCTTGTTTGCTGCAATCAATTGCCTTAAAGTGATcaaaagatttattttaatatgatgCTTTATACTGTGACTTGCAGAGATTGTACGGGCCATGACGTTTGTAATAAACCAGGGCATGGCCATGTACTGGGGAACATCACGCTGGAGTGCCATGGAAATCATGGTGAAAGCTCACTCTTTATACATTTAACACTGTCAGATTATGGCACCAATGCTGATCGGTAACcacacattttgtttctgtctgtttggcACCAGGAGGCGTACTCAGTGGCACGCCAGTTCAACCTGATCCCGCCTGTGTGTGAGCAGGCAGAGTATCACTATTTCCAGAGGGATAAAGTGGAGGTGCAGCTTCCTGAGCTCTACCACAAGATCGGTCAGACATCAACAGTCTCACAGCTCTATTTATCTTTACTTAAGGTTCATTCTGTTTCATTCAAATGACCACCTCTATTCCATTTTTTCAGGCGTTGGAGCAATGACCTGGTCTCCACTTGCTTGTGGATTAATCACAGGGAAGTACAGTGATGGTGTACCAGAGTGCTCCAGAGCAGCAATGAAGGTCAGTCTGATTTGACTGGCCCTCCTTCGGGATTTTTCTCGCTGGGAATCAGCCTCAGTGTAATTCTCTCTGATCAGTGGGGTATTGCAGTGTGAAATCAGCACTGTATCAATGCTTTTCTCCATTTTGCTCCTCGTGAAGGGATACCAGTGGCTAAAGGAGCGAGTGAACAGCGAGGAGGGCCGCAGGCAGCTCGCTAAAATCAAGGAGCTCCATCTACTGGCAGACAGACTGGGCTGCACTGCTGCACAGTTAGCCATAGGTATGACCCAGGCAAATATCATGACTGCACAGTGTAGACATACAGAGACTTGATTTTACAGTTGTGTCAGTAGAGTGAAAACTGAACTGTTTTAGATTaacttttttttggtcaaatcTTAAATGTTTTTAGCCACAAAACTATTGATTCAAAGTGTTTGTTCACTTATTCCACACATAAAAGTTCTTTGATTGATTGTGCAAAGAGAAAGTTAGGTCACAGATTTAGTGCTTCACATAAATGTTCCCTGTATTTGCAACCACTTTACCACTGATAGGTCACCTTATGAGTCAATAACATGACATGTTTTTTCACCATGTATCCTGCCTGTCTACTATAAAATGTACTGCTTTGGTTAGTAGACCAAAGTGTATTTGGTCATCTGATTATAGGCCAAAATCCCTACTCAAATATTTTTGGTAGATACGTGTTTAATTTGGACATTTGACACTGTTAAATTTCTGATTGCTGCTAAATAATTCAGATTCATATATGTCCCCTTTTCTTTGGGTATCACTGATATCGCTCAGTATTTAAAGCTTCAGTTGGTAACTTCAATGAACTTTGGGTGATATTTTCTAAAACTGTCTCTGAAAGAAGTACATGTGACAGATAGTCCTTgaaaaatcatgtccctcctcctcttcctactgcctctaatggcatttgctagaatccacCATGGCACAGCAGAAATCAACCAGCCAAGGAGCTAAGAGCTgtggagtctctaatgcagctgtcaatcatgtcaatcactgttagtttgcagtcaaactgtcaaactgtcagCTCTGATTAAATGTGAATCCAGATTCGGTTACTGCATTGCTTATTTCtaacctcaaatgttttcagaaacatattttagtgttagcatggtcacctcacagcaagaggtttcctgattcgaaccccagggtgggggagcccttctgtgtggagtttgcatgtttcccCGTGTcactgtgggttttctccgtgtacttcctcccacagtccaaagacatgcaggttaattggtgactctaaattgtccgtaggtgtgaatgtgagcatgaatggttgtttgtctctatgtgtcagccctgtgataatctggcatcctgtccagggtgtacccagcCCCCcagcaacccctaacaggataagcggttacagaaaatgaatgaatgaatctgtCTCGTATACTACTATGTAAATATAGTAACAGTTTCAGCGAATGTgacaaaaagttgtttttatgaAAGTTACCAACTAAAGCTTTTATAACATGACATTTTCCCCTTCTTCATGTTTAACAGTGTTTAATTATTGTTTAGCAAGCATGGTTTG
Encoded proteins:
- the LOC126387631 gene encoding voltage-gated potassium channel subunit beta-3 isoform X4, with the translated sequence MPPQRRREQLNLGKSGLRVSCLGLGTWVTFGSQISDEMAENLMAIAYENGVNLFDTAEVYASGRAEITLGNIIKKKGWRRSSFVITTKIYWGGQAETERGLSRKHIIEGLRGSLSRLQLDYVDIVFANRNDVNSPMEEIVRAMTFVINQGMAMYWGTSRWSAMEIMEAYSVARQFNLIPPVCEQAEYHYFQRDKVEVQLPELYHKIGVGAMTWSPLACGLITGKYSDGVPECSRAAMKGYQWLKERVNSEEGRRQLAKIKELHLLADRLGCTAAQLAIAWCLRSEGVSSVLLGVSNTDQLLENLGALRILSQMTPQTITEIDALLGNKPHSKKELRA
- the LOC126387631 gene encoding voltage-gated potassium channel subunit beta-3 isoform X3 codes for the protein MFLAAELRKIWLLISSATYWNLGKSGLRVSCLGLGTWVTFGSQISDEMAENLMAIAYENGVNLFDTAEVYASGRAEITLGNIIKKKGWRRSSFVITTKIYWGGQAETERGLSRKHIIEGLRGSLSRLQLDYVDIVFANRNDVNSPMEEIVRAMTFVINQGMAMYWGTSRWSAMEIMEAYSVARQFNLIPPVCEQAEYHYFQRDKVEVQLPELYHKIGVGAMTWSPLACGLITGKYSDGVPECSRAAMKGYQWLKERVNSEEGRRQLAKIKELHLLADRLGCTAAQLAIAWCLRSEGVSSVLLGVSNTDQLLENLGALRILSQMTPQTITEIDALLGNKPHSKKELRA